A window of Clostridium taeniosporum genomic DNA:
AAACTATTGCTAAGCTTATTACAATTGGAACAAAATATGATGCGATTATATCAGCTAATTTAGCTATTGGAGCTTTTGAACCTTGAGCATCTTCTACTAATTTAACAATTTGAGCTAACGCAGTATCTTTTCCAACTTTAGTTGCCTTATATTTAATAAATCCAGTTTTATTTATACTTGCACCAATTACATTATCTCCTACTGACTTTTCTACAGGAATACTTTCACCAGTAAGCATTGATTCATCAATTGATGTATTTCCTTCTATCACTTCACCATCTACAGGTAGTTTTTCACCTGGTTTAACTAAAATTATATCTCCAACAACTACTTCTTCAATTGGGATAATGGTTTCTTTTTCATTTCTTATAACTGTAGCATTCTTAGGTGCTAAACCCATTAATGCTTTTATAGCTTGTGATGTTTTTCCTTTTGAGACAGCTTCTAAATATTTTCCTAGTGTTATTAATGTTAATATTACAGCTGCTGATTCAAAATATAAATGCATTGCATATTCAGTATTTCCTTGATTTATATTAAATATTGCAAATATTCCATATAAAAATGCTGCCAAAGTTCCTATTGATATTAATGAATCCATATTAGGACTTAATTTAAAAAGATTCTTTATTCCTATTTTATAAAACTTATATCCAACTAGCATAACAGGAAACGTTAATGCTACTTGTATTAAAGCAAAATTTAATGGATTTATCATTGGATCAATTATGCTTGGAAGATGTATCCCAACCATATGTCCCATACTAATTATTAATAATGGAACTGTTAATGCAGCAGAAACTATAAATCTATTAATTAATTCATTAGCAGGATTAAGTTCTTTCTTATTTTCATTAATAGTATTTTGTTTTTCAAGTTTATAACCTGCTTTTTCTACAGCTAATTTTATATCAGAATATCCTATTAAATCTTCATCAATTGATATAGTTAACTTTTCTGTTGCAAAATTAACATTGGATTTTTCTACTCCTTGTAATTTTTTAGTTACTTTTTCAACTCTGTTAGCACATGCTGAGCATGACATTCCTGATACTTTTAAATTATAAGTTTTTATATTTTTCTTAATTCCATAACCAGCTTTTATAACCTTTTCTTCTATATCTTTATCTTGAAGTTTGCTTTCATCAAATTCAACATTAAGAGTTTCTGTAGCAAAATTAACATTAGATTTTTCTACTCCTTGTAGTTTTCCAACAACTTTTTCAACCCTATTAGCACATGCTGAACATGTCATTCCTTCAATTTTAAATGCTCTTTTTGACATATTAACGCCTTTCTTTTTATAAATTTTGTTCTAAACTTACTTAGAAATTATTTTTTCTAATACTTTATTCATTTCTTCTATTTTTTCATCTGGATTATTATTTAGGCAAGCTTCCTTAAAACAATGACGTAAATGTCCTTGTAATATCATTAAATCAGCTTTTTTAAGTAATGATTGAGATGCCAATATTTGATTAGCTATATCTATGCAATATCTCTCATCTTCTATCATTTTTATTATGCCTTCTATTTGACCTTTAGCCGTCTTCAAATATTGTAATGCTTTTTTTCTTTCTTCACTCATGGTTTTCCTCCCTCCCCCAGGGTGGGGTTGTTTATTTATATAAAATTATAAACTTCTATTTATATTTGTCAATGTAATAATTAAAATTAATTACTAATTTTAATGTTATAATATTCATTTTCATTATATAAAGTATACTTATATATAAATTATTTTATTATAATATAACTATTGATAGTTAATAATAATTATTATATAATATTAAGTGTACGGAGGTGGATATTATGATTAAAGTAGGTGAATTAGCTCCTAACTTTTCTCTTAAAGGATGTGATGAAAAAATTCACAGTTTAAATGATTATAGAGGTAAAAAAGTTATCTTATATTTTTATCCAAAAGATAATACTCCAGGCTGTTCAACTGAAGCTTGTGATTTTAGAAATAATTACAGTACTATCCAAGATAAAAACACAGTAATTATTGGAATAAGTAAAGATAATATAAATTCACATAATAAATTTATAAATAAATTCAACTTACCATTTATATTATTAAGTGATGAAGAAAAAATTGTTTGTGAATTATATGATGTAATAAAAGAAAAGAATATGTTTGGTAAAAAAGTACTAGGTATTGAACGAAGCACTTTTTTAATTGATGAAAATGGTATACTTATTAAAGAGTTTAGAAAAGTTAAAGTAAAAGGCCATGTTGAAGGAGAATGTAGAATAATTTGTGTAAATTAAATATTTTAATATATTGTATAACTGGAAATTATGTTTCCAGTTATATTTTTAATATTTTTACAAATACTAAAACTACGTGGTTTCATAATTTTAGTATGCACTAAAATAAGTATTATATACTGTAATTTTCTAATAAGTACAAGCTATATTGCTAACGCTTCCTCGATTCTATCTTTGAACATTATTTCTAATTTTAAAAGAGTTATTCCCCAATTAGCTATTGGTGAAGTCCATTTTTTCATAACTTGATCTGTTGCTAAATATAATGATTTTCGCAAAGAATCATCTGTTGGAAATACTGTTCTAATTTTAGTGAATTTTCTTAATTGCCTATTAAATCCTTCTAGTGCATTAGTAGTGTAAATCATTTTTCTAATTTCTTTAGTATATGAAAAATATGTAGACAATCTATCCCAATTTTCATACCATGAATCTATTACAGTACTATAAACATCATCCCATTTATTCTTTAGCCTATCGAGCTGCGTTAGCGCTATCTCCTCTGTATCTGCTTTATACACCAGTTTTAAGTCTTTCATAAATTCTTTTCTATTTTTATATGATACATATTTCATTGAATTTCTTATTTGATGTATTATGCAATTTTGAATACATACTTTTGGAAAAACAGCTTTAATAGCATCTGGTAATCCTCTTAAACCGTCCATACATGCAATTAATATGTCTTTAACACCACGATTATTTAAATCATTACAAACGCTAAGCCAAAATTTTGCTCCTTCGGCTTCGCCAATCCATATTCCTAATATATCTTTATAGCCTTCCATATCAACACCCATGCAAATATAAGCAGCCTTTGTAACTATTCTATGTTCGTCTCTCACTTTAAAATGAATAGCATCCATATAAACTATAGGATACACAGGATCTAACATTCTATTTTGCCATTCAGCAGCTGCAATCATTACTTTATCTGTTATTTTAGATATCATTGATGGAGATACATCTATTCCATATAATTCTTCCAGTTCGGATTGAATGTCTCTTGTAGACATTCCACGAGCATATAAACCAATTATTTTTTTATCTAATTCATTACAATCAGTTTCATATTTTCTTATAGTTCTTGGTTCAAACTCTGATTTTCTATCTCTAGGAATATCTATAGGTATCTCCCCGTAGCTGCTTCTAACATCTTTTTTTGAATACCCATTTCTATAATTCTTGTCACTATCGTTATCGGTTCTCTCATATTTTTCTCTACCTAAATGTTCTTCCATTTCAGCTTCAAGTAGTTGTTGCATAACATCTTTTAATAATCTTTGCATTAACCCATTCTTACCCACAACATCGTCCATACTTTTGCATTTCTTTATTTCTTCTTGATAATTTATATCTGGTACTCTCATTTGTAATCCTCCTCTAATATTCATAAGTATATTATTCCAAATCTACCATAAAACCATTCAAAAAAAGATGTAGTAGATTTGCTTTTACACAAATCTCACTACATCCCCTGTTGAAGAAGTATTAGCTAATTTATAATTATTTTTATTACCCAATATATAGTTCTCTAATTTTACAAATAAACTTTTTAAAATTAATTGCCAACTAAAATTACTCTCTATGTAATAGCTGACTTTTTGTCAGCTATTACATTTTTTATCTAAAATATTTTATTAATACTTTTATGATCTATCCATTCTATACAAATAAAAATGCACCTCAAATATTAAAGAATCAGCTATTATCTTTAATATTTAAGATGCAATCAAATCATTTTACATATATTTACTTATGAATACATAAACATTATATTAAAACATATTTTATTATTTATTTTGGTAGTTCGCTTAATTGCTCTGCATAATCAATATACCATGATTTAACATTTCCAAATGTTCCTACTATATCCATATGATCTGTATTTATAACTGTTGGCATAACATTCCATTGACCAACTTTAGGTTGTCCATTGAATTTTTTTATTATATCATTAGAACCTAATCTAGGACCTTCTTGACTTATTGAATTTACAATACCATCATTATCAAACCATTTTTTATCTATAACTGGAAGTCCAGCTTTATGACGTGTATATCTTCCCATTAAAGTTGCTGTACCATAAAATAGTGGATTCATAGGACCTATTTGTGGTAAAGAATGATCTGAAATTAATGACTCACTAGTAGCTTTTGTTACCCAAGAAAAATAATATACATCAGGTTGAGCTTTTACCCATTTGTTTAACTCTTTTGCACCATATGTTGATAAATCATAAGGAGCTATATCCTTTGTATCTGACCAAATATTGCTTGACAAAACTTTTCTTACATACTCGCTATATGATTCATCATCTTGTTTCTTTAGTCCAAATTGATCTAGTTTAAAATCATATACAGAACCAAACAAATCATTTTCACCAGTCATTGTTCCTAATACACCAAATGTAGTATTTATTAATTCTTTTGCTGGAATTGCATCTGACAATGTTGTTCCATCATTAGGAGTTGATATTGTAGTAACACTTCTTACCCAATGTTTACCTCCCATAAATAATGGTGAAATATTTTTTTGATCACAGTTTCTTTCTTCTTCACTACCTTCACTTAATAATTGAGTTAAAGTACGTACTGTTTGTCCACCCATACTGTGACCTATAAGATGAATTTTATTAATATCGCTTATGTCTTTAT
This region includes:
- a CDS encoding heavy metal translocating P-type ATPase, encoding MSKRAFKIEGMTCSACANRVEKVVGKLQGVEKSNVNFATETLNVEFDESKLQDKDIEEKVIKAGYGIKKNIKTYNLKVSGMSCSACANRVEKVTKKLQGVEKSNVNFATEKLTISIDEDLIGYSDIKLAVEKAGYKLEKQNTINENKKELNPANELINRFIVSAALTVPLLIISMGHMVGIHLPSIIDPMINPLNFALIQVALTFPVMLVGYKFYKIGIKNLFKLSPNMDSLISIGTLAAFLYGIFAIFNINQGNTEYAMHLYFESAAVILTLITLGKYLEAVSKGKTSQAIKALMGLAPKNATVIRNEKETIIPIEEVVVGDIILVKPGEKLPVDGEVIEGNTSIDESMLTGESIPVEKSVGDNVIGASINKTGFIKYKATKVGKDTALAQIVKLVEDAQGSKAPIAKLADIIASYFVPIVISLAIVSAVAWLIAGESTIFALTIFISVLVIACPCALGLATPTAIMVGTGKGAENGVLIKGGEALETTYKLNTIVFDKTGTITEGKPKVTDILVNNITEDEALLLAASAEKGSEHPLGEAIVKEAEDRKLKLKEISNFNAIPGHGIEVLIDEKHIFLGNKKLMKEKNVDISSLEIQTERLSNEGKTPMYISINSELKGVIAVADTVKENSKKAIETLHSMGIKVAMITGDNKNTANSIAKQVGIDIVLAEVLPEDKANEVAKLQKDGDKVGMVGDGINDAPALAKADIGIAIGSGTDVAIESADIVLMKSDLMDVPTAIKLSKATIRNIKENLSWAFGYNILGIPVAMGILHIFGGPLLNPMIAAGAMSFSSVSVLLNALRLRNFKA
- a CDS encoding metal-sensing transcriptional repressor, which gives rise to MSEERKKALQYLKTAKGQIEGIIKMIEDERYCIDIANQILASQSLLKKADLMILQGHLRHCFKEACLNNNPDEKIEEMNKVLEKIISK
- the bcp gene encoding thioredoxin-dependent thiol peroxidase — its product is MIKVGELAPNFSLKGCDEKIHSLNDYRGKKVILYFYPKDNTPGCSTEACDFRNNYSTIQDKNTVIIGISKDNINSHNKFINKFNLPFILLSDEEKIVCELYDVIKEKNMFGKKVLGIERSTFLIDENGILIKEFRKVKVKGHVEGECRIICVN
- a CDS encoding IS256 family transposase; amino-acid sequence: MRVPDINYQEEIKKCKSMDDVVGKNGLMQRLLKDVMQQLLEAEMEEHLGREKYERTDNDSDKNYRNGYSKKDVRSSYGEIPIDIPRDRKSEFEPRTIRKYETDCNELDKKIIGLYARGMSTRDIQSELEELYGIDVSPSMISKITDKVMIAAAEWQNRMLDPVYPIVYMDAIHFKVRDEHRIVTKAAYICMGVDMEGYKDILGIWIGEAEGAKFWLSVCNDLNNRGVKDILIACMDGLRGLPDAIKAVFPKVCIQNCIIHQIRNSMKYVSYKNRKEFMKDLKLVYKADTEEIALTQLDRLKNKWDDVYSTVIDSWYENWDRLSTYFSYTKEIRKMIYTTNALEGFNRQLRKFTKIRTVFPTDDSLRKSLYLATDQVMKKWTSPIANWGITLLKLEIMFKDRIEEALAI
- a CDS encoding esterase/lipase family protein; the protein is MKRSLVKILGITMLAISVTFTSFSAPVMAVEQTSSTVVDDIKASNDFILNEAKNNKKEDVSNKKEVENNKKDIKNNTKEVENNTKKANNNTKNEVITENNKEKLNEESNKEKDKKQLKEVKEVKENLVESKTEIESKDKDIPDKIQLPNSEDFNNKSVVETPIETTEKAPIQYPEIKSDIIQEGNDYPIVLVHGFMGFGRDELLGYKYWGGLVDIQEKLRDKGYQTYTATVGPVSSNWDRACELYAYIVGGTVDYGEAHSKKYNHQRYGRTFEGIYKDISDINKIHLIGHSMGGQTVRTLTQLLSEGSEEERNCDQKNISPLFMGGKHWVRSVTTISTPNDGTTLSDAIPAKELINTTFGVLGTMTGENDLFGSVYDFKLDQFGLKKQDDESYSEYVRKVLSSNIWSDTKDIAPYDLSTYGAKELNKWVKAQPDVYYFSWVTKATSESLISDHSLPQIGPMNPLFYGTATLMGRYTRHKAGLPVIDKKWFDNDGIVNSISQEGPRLGSNDIIKKFNGQPKVGQWNVMPTVINTDHMDIVGTFGNVKSWYIDYAEQLSELPK